CCGGCGGAGGGTTCGGGGGGTGCACGGTGAGCATCGTCGAGAACGATCATGCTGATGAGTTCATCGCGAACGTAGGCCGTGAGTACGAGGCAAGAACCGGGCGCAAGGCGAGTTTCTACACGACAGGTTGTGCTGACGGAGCAGGGAGGATAGCACTATAATATCCGCATGAGAGGAGCTGAGTGAATGGACAGCAATATACTTGATAACATCACTGAAGCACTGGAGGCCAAGAACGGCGAGGACATCCTCACGCTCGACCTCAAGGGGCGCGGAGGACTGGCGGATGCGTTCGTGCTGGTTACGGGAAATTCTGAGACGCACATGCGCACGCTGACTGATGCGGCGGAGGAAGTTCTGCTGCGTC
This window of the Synergistaceae bacterium genome carries:
- the rsfS gene encoding ribosome silencing factor, which produces MDSNILDNITEALEAKNGEDILTLDLKGRGGLADAFVLVTGNSETHMRTLTDAAEEVLLRLGRKCRTEGAESSNWRLLDGGDVVVHVFSHKGREFYRLERLWEE